GGTTTATTCTCCATCATGTCAGGTCGCGGTAAGACAGGAGGGAAAGGCCGTGCCAAAGCCAAGACCCGGTCCTCCAGAGCCGGTCTGCAGTTCCCCGTTGGCCGTATCCACCGGCTGTTGCGAAAGGGTCACTATGCCGAGCGGGTCGGGGCCGGCGCCCCCGTCTACTTGGCTGCTGTCCTTGAGTACCTGACCGCCGAGATCCTGGAGCTGgcgggtaacgcggcccgggacaacaagaagacccgcatcatcccccgcCACCTCCAGCTCGctatccgcaacgacgaggagctgaacaagctgctgggaggcgtCACTATAGCCCAGGGCGGGGTCCTACCCaacatccaggccgtgttgctgcccaagaaaaccgggCATCCCAGCAAGGTTTACGCCTAAATGAAGAAAGATAACGCACAAAAAAATCCTACTCAACAAACCAcaaaggctcttttaagagccacccatctTCTCATTCTGAAGAGTTTAATCCAGATTGCCCTGCACTCC
The nucleotide sequence above comes from Heterodontus francisci isolate sHetFra1 chromosome 29, sHetFra1.hap1, whole genome shotgun sequence. Encoded proteins:
- the LOC137345942 gene encoding histone H2A-like — protein: MSGRGKTGGKGRAKAKTRSSRAGLQFPVGRIHRLLRKGHYAERVGAGAPVYLAAVLEYLTAEILELAGNAARDNKKTRIIPRHLQLAIRNDEELNKLLGGVTIAQGGVLPNIQAVLLPKKTGHPSKVYA